The following is a genomic window from Burkholderia cepacia ATCC 25416.
GCAGGCCGTCGCCGTGCGCGACGGCCGGATCGTCCATGTCGGCGACACGGCGGCCGTGCAGGCGTACGTCGGCGCGCGGACGAAGGTCGTCGACGCGGCCGGCCGGCTCGTGCTGCCGGGCTTCGTCGAATCGCACTGGCACTTCGAGACGACCGCGTTCGCGTTCCAGGCGTTCGTGAACGACGAGGATCCGCAGAAGGTGCTCGGCGCGCTGCGCGCGTACGTCGAATCGCATCCGGACGAGCCGGCGATCACCGGGATGGGCTGGGTGCAGGTGACGATTCCGCCGGCGCTGCTGCGCAAGGAGACGCTCGACGCGATCTGCGCGGATCGCCCCGTGTGCCTGCTGTCGACCGATTTCCATACGATGTGGGTGAACTCGAAGGCGCTGGAGATCGCCGGCATCGACGCGTCGACGCCGCCCGTGCAGGAAGGCGCGAGCTGGTTCGAGAAGGACGCGGCGACCGGCGAGCCGACCGGCCTGATCGTCGACGGCGCCGCGTATTCGTTGCTGATGCAGCGGATCAGCGCGGCCGGCCTGCTGCCGACCGGCATCGACCTGTACCTGAAATCGATCCCGCCGTGGCAGAAGAAGCTGTGCGCGGCCGGCGTGACGACCGTGTTCGACGCGGGCTTCTTCGACGCGAGCGGCGACCAGTCGCTGCTGTACGAGACGCTGCAGACGATGGAGCGCGCGGGCGACCTGAAGCTGCGGGTGGTCGGCAGCGTCGCGGTGATCGGCGAGATCGACGACCCGGTCGGCACGCTCGTCCGGTATCGCGAGCAGTACGATTCGCCGCTCGTGAAGGCGCGCGCATTGAAGCTGTTTCTCGACGGCACCGAGGCGAACCACACCGCGTACCTGCTCGAACCGTACGCGGACCGCCCGGACACCTGCGGCGCGCCGACGATGCCGGCCGACACGTTCAACCGCTATCTGGTCGAGGCCGATCGCGCGAATGCGAACGTGATGGTCCATTGCGTCGGCGATGCGGCCGTGCGGATGGCGCTCGACGGTTTCGACGCGGTGAACCGCACGAACCCGCCGCGCGATCGCCGCCACGTGATCACGCACGCGTTCCTCACGCATCCGGACGACATCCCGCGCTTTCGCCGCGCGGGCGTGATGGCGAACACGCAGCTGCAATGGGGCGTGGTCGACGCGTACACCGAGCAGCTGCGCGACCACTACGGCCACGAGCGCTGGAGCAGCATGTACAAGTTCCGCACGTTCCTCGACGAAGGCGTGACGGTGTCGATCGGCATGGACGGCCTCGCTTGCCAGTGTCGCTGCCAGCACAAGCCGCTCGAACACATCGAGTCGGGCCATACGCGCCAGCTCGCGGGCGAGCCCGATGCGCCGGTGTTTCCGGACATCGCCGAGCGCCTGAGCATTCCGCAACTGATCGCCGCGTACACGATCCACGGCGCGTACCAGCTCGGGATGGAGCACGAGGTCGGCTCGCTGACGCCCGGCAAGCGCGCGGATCTCGTCGTGCTCGAGAACGACCTGTTCGAGGTCGGCCAGTACGACATCGGCCGCATCGACGTCGGGCTGACGATGATGGGCGGCCGCATCACGCACGTGGACGACGATTTCGGCGCACGCACGGGTGTGCAGGCGTCCTGAACGAGCATCCCGGCTGACGAAGCGGCGACGGAATCTTTCGGGATGCTTTCGTTTTCGCGGCTCGGCGCATCCGGCCGGAAGCGGATGCGCCGATTGTGCGGCGTGTCCCCCTATTGGCAGGGCAGACCGGCCAATTTCCTCTGGCTACAATTTTCCGGACCGAAGCACACACCGTTCATTGCGAGCGGATCATGATATCGACGGAGGAAACCATGGCAGGGGATTGGAGCAGGCATCTGGGAACGGCATGCGCGGCGCTCGCGCTGGGCGGCGTGCTGTGGGCCGGCGCGCCGGTTGCGCGCGCGGCGGACGTCGTCAACGTGTACAACTGGGGCAACTCGATCGGCAAGGCGACGATCGCGAACTTCGAGAAGGCGACCGGCATCAAGGTCGTCTACCAGGAGTTCGATTCGAACGAGACGTTGCAGGCGAAGCTGCTGTCGGGCACGTCGGGTTACGACGTCGTCGTGCCGTCCGACATCTTCTGGGCGCGGCAGCTGCAGGCCGGCATCTTCCGCAAGATCGACAAGAGCCAGGTGCCGAACTACGGGCTGCTCGATCCGGAAATCCTGAAGGCGCTCGCGAAGGACGATCCGGGCAACCAGTACGGCATTCCGTGGACCTGGGGCACCGACGGGCTCGGGATGAACGTCGAGAAGGTGAAGGCCGCGCTCGGCAACGACGCGCCGCTCGACAGCTGGGCGCTGCTGTTCGATCCGAAGTATGCGCAGAAGCTGAAGCACTGCGGCGTGTCGGTGCTCGATTCGCCGGTCGATGCGTTCGGGATGGCGTTCGTCTACCTGAAGAAGGACCCGAACACGACGAACCCGGCCGACTACCAGGCCGCGTACGAGCTGCTGAAGTCGGTG
Proteins encoded in this region:
- a CDS encoding polyamine ABC transporter substrate-binding protein, coding for MAGDWSRHLGTACAALALGGVLWAGAPVARAADVVNVYNWGNSIGKATIANFEKATGIKVVYQEFDSNETLQAKLLSGTSGYDVVVPSDIFWARQLQAGIFRKIDKSQVPNYGLLDPEILKALAKDDPGNQYGIPWTWGTDGLGMNVEKVKAALGNDAPLDSWALLFDPKYAQKLKHCGVSVLDSPVDAFGMAFVYLKKDPNTTNPADYQAAYELLKSVRPYITQFNSSSYINDLAGGDICLALGWSGDVNSARIAAAAAKKPYHIKYVIPTEGSAMWFDMMAVPKDAPHPDAALKFVNFVLSEKESANLTNDTSYPSAVPSSKRLVRAEVTSDPAVFPPADVIRKLSLSKPVPPELMRLQNRLWTKLKTE
- a CDS encoding amidohydrolase gives rise to the protein MQMQPTHAATTPADFVLTNAKVYTVDPHKPWAQAVAVRDGRIVHVGDTAAVQAYVGARTKVVDAAGRLVLPGFVESHWHFETTAFAFQAFVNDEDPQKVLGALRAYVESHPDEPAITGMGWVQVTIPPALLRKETLDAICADRPVCLLSTDFHTMWVNSKALEIAGIDASTPPVQEGASWFEKDAATGEPTGLIVDGAAYSLLMQRISAAGLLPTGIDLYLKSIPPWQKKLCAAGVTTVFDAGFFDASGDQSLLYETLQTMERAGDLKLRVVGSVAVIGEIDDPVGTLVRYREQYDSPLVKARALKLFLDGTEANHTAYLLEPYADRPDTCGAPTMPADTFNRYLVEADRANANVMVHCVGDAAVRMALDGFDAVNRTNPPRDRRHVITHAFLTHPDDIPRFRRAGVMANTQLQWGVVDAYTEQLRDHYGHERWSSMYKFRTFLDEGVTVSIGMDGLACQCRCQHKPLEHIESGHTRQLAGEPDAPVFPDIAERLSIPQLIAAYTIHGAYQLGMEHEVGSLTPGKRADLVVLENDLFEVGQYDIGRIDVGLTMMGGRITHVDDDFGARTGVQAS